Part of the Nycticebus coucang isolate mNycCou1 chromosome 22, mNycCou1.pri, whole genome shotgun sequence genome, CAGGAattttcctggcatttttcaaGGGAACTGCATAGGCAGTAGGTTGCTCACTGAACTCCACCTCCTGGCATTTCTGTGCAGAGGACAGGGCAGGCCGGGGCCCCAGGATTCACCAGCTGGTTAGTATTGGCTAGGGTTAGACCCACCAAAGACACCCTGGGGAAagctctaaagcaggggtcctcaaacgccacatgaggcagtgtaactgtatttgttcctgttttgtttttttacttcaaaataaggtatgtgcagtgtgcataggaatttgttcatagtttttttaaaaactttagtccagccctccaactgtctgagggacagtgaactggccccctgtttaaaaagtttgaggacctctgctctaaAGCAACAAGTAAGGACCTAGAATAATAGAAAGCactaaacaaagcaaaaaaaagaaaacttaagaaaaatgccacgaaggctacgttgaacagtttgatgagaatatttcagattgtatatgaaaccagcacattgtaccccttgattgcactaatgtacacagctatgatttaacaataaaaaacaaaaacaaaaacaaaaaaaaccttaatagATAATTAAGCCTCTACCGTGCAACAAGCCTGGGGCTTCCTGACTCACCTGCATTATTTCATGTTACTGGCCTCATGTTACAAGATGAGGAAACTAGAGGTGTTTAAATACTATCTCACGGTCATACGGTTAATACGATAGATGATAAGATATGCCAAAAAGATAGAGCAGTTGCTCCATGGTCCCCAAACTAGCTGGTGGCAGAGCCTGAAATTGAACCCAGGTCTTGTGACTCCCAGTTCTTGTCCTTTGCATCCAAAGGTGCTAATTCCTGAGGACTGCAAGGTAGTGCCTTCACCAGAGGGTCGTGAGGAGACTGGGACACTCCTGGGCAGCTTGTAAGCAGGGAAAGCAGGACTCACGGCAGTAGTCAGGGTTCAGAGCGAGGTAGGGAGCCGCCAAACTTGTAGTGTTTGGGGAAAGATGTCACTAGAGATTGGGAGGAAGCAGTAGTGGTTATGGTTAGTGAAGGGGCCACCGAGGCGGAAGAGGAGGTGTTGTGACTTGGCAGTACCGGGTCTGCACAGAGAAATGctcccacctccccccacacTTCAGTTCATCGCTTCTGAGCATTTAACTAGCACTCAGGTGCACCTGTGGTGGGAGAGCCAATTACAGAGGCCCTCAGCGTATCTACATAGTAGCTGGGAAGAGCAGCCAGCAGAGAGACAGGATGTGATGTGCTAGGAGAGGGCCAAGACTGGTCCTCAAGAAGCAGTTTGGGTGCAAAGGACACAGGACTGGACGTGTGACCAGCAGCTGGCTCTGTGACCAGTGGGCAATCGCTCTACCTTTCTGGCTCATAAATCCATAGAATTAGCATGTGTCCGATTCCCCTTGAGAGTTGATCTAGGACAAAGTTAAATTATGGCCCATAGGCCATATCTTAGCCCATTTCATTTGTGTGTGGCTTATGAGCTAAAAAGAGCTTTTACATCATTGAatcattgaaaacaaaaaaagacagatgtTTTGTGACACATGAAGATCATATGAAGTTCAAATTTCAGGGTCCATATAAATGAAGTGCTATGGAAACACAGCCACACGGTTCCCTTACCTACTGTAGGTGGCTGCTTTCACCCTACAAGGGCAGAGCTGGGCCGCTGAGGTTATCTACTGCCTGGCCTTTTATAGAGAAAGTCTATTGACCCCTGGTCTAGGAGGCCCCTGTGCATTCTGGCACATGGCCGGATCAGCAGCGGTGCTTCTGTGCTCCTCTCCGGGAATCCCTAATGACGAATTAGGGGACAAATCCCTAATGGCAAATCACTTATATTAAGTGATTgcacaccccccaaaaaaaagatggGATGAGAAGGCAGTAGGAAGGAAAGTGAAGCTAAGGGTACCCCAAGTAGAGGTGTGAAAAGGGCAATGAGAAAGGACTGAGGGAAAAGTGAGGACCCCCAGAGGTCTCCTCTTCCATAGTGACTCAGACTGTCCCTTGTTGAAGGAAGCTCTGTaaaggggagtgcagggagaagcaTGTTGGTCCCCCTCTCTTCGGCTCCTGAATGAAGCTGAGCCCGGTCTCTGCCTAGTTCACCTGACAAGGTCACTTTCACTCTCTTGTGCAAAGGCAGCTGCTGGTAACACTCCTGCCTATGCCTCTGTGTCTATGGGACAGTGTGGGCCACCCCTCATGGGGAGGGCTCCCTACCCTGGGAGCTGGCAAGTTCCCTGAACGTGCCAAACTCTGCCCTGCTCAGGACAGTCAGCCTGGCTCCTCTCTCCCCTGGAAGCTTTAATCAGGGGTGGGCAAACTGCAGCCCTGGGGCCACATCTGGCCCAACCccagtttttgtaaataaagatttgCCGTAACACAGCCACAGTTGTCTAACGTGTTGCCAGTGCTGGCTTTGTGCTGCGGTGGCGCAGATAAGTAGTTGCAACAGGGACCCATGGCTCCCGAAGATGAAAATACTTATGGGAATAGTTGGCCACCCGCTGCTCTGGATTGTAACATGGCTTGTTCCTTCTCATCATTCCAGTCTCAGCTTAAAGGCTTCTCCTCGTGAGAGTAAGAATTAAGTGGTACagttcttttagaattttctactAGGTTTTCTGGTCTTTATCAGAAACCCCTGCCCACAAAAGAGTAAGAATTAGTCCACCTTAGTCTCTCTTTAGTGCAAAACTTCTAGCACATAGTAGTTATTACTCTTCGAAGATACCTATTTACTTGGGGGTTTAGCCCCTGGCCTTCCTCCACTTAATCATTTAAATTGCAGTGGCTTTGGTTCACTGATCATAGTTCAAGTGcctagaatgaatgaatgcctgaatgaatgaacacCCGACTGCTGGTGTCCCTCTCCAGATGCCAGAAACCCAGAGAGCGAGCCCTTGGACTGGGGCCCATTGGTGCTTGTGCTGTGCACTAGGTGAGTGAGTGGCTTGGATCCAGGCGTCCCAGGCAGTTTAACCCATGGCCTCCTCTGTTTTTTCCTGCTTCTGTAGGGGTCTTGAGAAGCAATGGCCACAGAAGCCCCTGTGAACATAGCACCACCTGGACGCAGCGCCGTTGTCAGCACCACAGCTGACAGCTGCATCTGGCAGCCAAAGTCACTGAACATGCACATCATAAGGCCCAAGTCCGCCAAGGGACGCACACGGCCGAGTCTACAAAAATCCCAGGACACAGAGGTGGGCTTTCAGCGCATACCATCTTCTCCACCTCCAGCCATTCCCTGTGAGTCACCAAGCAGCCAAAAGCCAGAAGCCTGTGCCCCCAAATCTCCAAAACAGGGAGCTTCTGATGAGATTCCGGAGCTGCTACTACAGCAAGTGCCTCTTGGGGCCTCCTCCTGTCTCAATAAATACCCAGTCCTTCCTTCTATCAACAGAAAGAACCTGGAGGACGGGGCCTTGGAAACAGTAGCCGAACAGGCCAGCTCACTGCAGCTGAGCAGCATCCGGGCTCTTCACCAAAAGGAGATCTGCACCTTGAAGACCAATGAAGCTTCCAGAGCTCAAGTTTGCGCCTTGGAGAAGAAACTCATGCAAACCAAGAGACAGGGCTCCCCCAGGCCCAGAAGCTTGGAGGAACCATCAGACCAAGAACCAAGGCTGTTGCTCGCCATCAGATCACCATCAGGCCAAAGGTTTGTACGCCATTTCCGGCCAACGGATGATTTGCAAACCATCATTGCTGTAGctgaacaaaagaacaaaaccGTCTATGGGCGCTGCAGCATTGAAACAATGGAGGTGCCCAGGAGACGTTTCTCTGACCTCACCAAATCTCTGCAAGAATGCAGAATCCCTCACAAGTCAGTGCTGGGCATCTCACAGGAAGAAGTGGAGGGATGGCCCTGAGTCCACCGCCAGCAGCTGGGGTCCTGGGTCTTTGAGCAAGGAGCATGCTTGGGTGCTGTGGCCCCCCAAGTAGCCTGGTTCCAAGTGCCATGTGGACCTGGTGCAGCTGGGATCCTTGGGACTTTTGTCTCCATAGCATGCCCTCTCTCCACCTGTGCTGAGTGTGCTAAGAAGCCTCCCAGCTATTCCATTCTCTCCACCGCAGGAGAGAAGTTACAAAGGCTGTTCCTGAAACAGCTGTGGCCACCACTTCTCCTTTCCAGAGCTGGAAAGGAGAAGCTCTGGCCAGCTTCTGGAGTGCCTGCTTGCATTTACAATGAACTCTCGTTCTTTGAAGCCACTGGGTTGCCTTTCTACAATTGATGCAGGATTAAACACATCCCAAGAGGATTCTAGTCTGGAAAATAACCAGGGGGTAGGAAATACCTGACtggcatttgtatttctttgaagtATCTTTAGGAAACAGTTGACCCTGTCTCTGGAAGCAGCCCCTTTGCTCAGCTTATGTGGTCAGTCAGTTTCTTGGGAATTACTGTTTATGTGAGGTGgcatcaaagagaaaaatgagtctGCTTCTGCCCCCAACACATTAACATTTCTAGAATAATCCTAGAGCTGGAAAATAAGTTGCTTCCAAAATGATGACTGTGCAGAATTCTTCTAAAACTTGACAAAAGCCAGTGTGATCTGATTTCCTTTACTCTCGTCAGTAATAGAATCTCTTTTCAAAATGCACAAACCTGTAAGCCTGTACAGGTTTGTACTCATGGCCCCCTTGGCTTCTCTGGACGTGGATCCACTGTTTTATTCCCCAGTTTCAGTGTCTCGCCTGAACATGGAAGTTCCGTCGATCCTTTGAAACAATGACAACGCTGTGCCCTGTTCTCAGATTTGGAATCTTCTGGAGCAGGAGGAGGGGTGCCCTGATTTGCCTTGCCGTGTAGGGAGACCATATGCCCGAGCACCTGGCTGAGTGGTGTGAAACGCATCTGACTGCGGTAACCTGAGCTGCTTTGAAGACCACGGAGTCTTGTTTTTCCATCTCTGAGGTGGTGATGTGGACAATTTGCCAAAGTTCTCTTACACTGCAAGTTCGCTGGACTCCTGCAACTCATCTGGATCCCCTTTATGGCCAAATCGTATTCAAAGTAGGAAACACACATTCTGGGCACCCTGACCCCCAGAGCCTGGCCATTACAAAGTCCTGATTGTGCCCCTGCCTCCTAGGTACGCAGAGAAGGCAGGAATCAGGAGTTCTAGAAGCATACAAATGTTGCTCCCTCAGCAACAAGTCTATTTTGTGCACAGATAAGTCGTGGTTGGAAATGTTACTTTCTAGCTCACTAATGCTTAGCAGTGGAGATTAGCACCACCACTGTTTGCAGAGAAGGTGGCTTGCCTTGTCCTGACCGCATCCCACACCACCCAGATCACCCTAGAATAGgttatttctgagtattttacAAACTTTGTTAACACCATCCTGGTTTGGCCAGCTGCTCCTTTGGAAAGGTCAGCTGGGGCTGGCAGTGACTCAGGCTGACTGGCCCCTCTTCCAATTACTGACCACAGCAAAAGGGACTTGAGCCTGGCACCTATGGTACAGTAATCTCACCACCAACCGGGACTCAAGCCTGTAGCTCTGCCTCTGCTCTAGGAGGCTGGGGGAAGAGCCTCCCATAAAATCACACCTACTCTGTGGTAAGAATAAAATCCCACCCACTTGGGACTTGATAATTTTTCCAGGCAGGAAAGCTTTAGAAAACTTGAGTGAAATGGAGGCTGCTTGAGGGAGTTAGAATCTTCTGCGCTTAGGGGTTTGTTGCTGCTATTTAGCTTAGGATTTGggggtggcaaaaaaaaaatggaaggcaTGAAGCATAGAAATATTTTAGGATATTTTAGGATATGTGAATAAAGTTAGATCTGGACCAtcataataaacttttttttgaacaaaagatGATACTAACAATAAAAACCACTTTGTGTGAAACTGAGCAGAGAAGCACATCTTGTATTTTAGCCCCAGATTCCAGCTGCCACAGGTGACCCCATGGAGGGGCATGCTGACCCGATGTTCAGGTTTCTCCCAGAGAAAGCGCTTTCTCTACTGGTAGAACCAAGTCCTCCGCCCCAGACACTCCAGGGCCCACCGCACAAGCCCACTGCCCCTGCCTTCAGCTTCTATCATAGTGCTTAGCTCGTCTAGATGGGAAGAGTCTCCTCAATTTTTCCTAAAAAATCCGCTTTGGAGGATTGGTAAGCACAGACTGTATCATGTGGCCTTGCCACTCAGACACTCCAGCCTACGTGGGCTCAACTGCCCAGCACACTACTCTTAGTGGCCCCAGATAGGTCAGCATTGCCCGTTTTGTAATCGCAGAGCCCAGTGATTCATTTAACCTGTGATCATTGAGTGCCTACCCACCACACTTGGTGACCAGCATCAGCACCCTAGTGAGATAGTGTTGGCAAGAAGATACGGGACCACCTGGATTCCCAACTCCAACCCTGCTGCGGTCAGGGGCTGTAGCTCTAGCTGTGAAGGAGCCCAGGGCCAGGATCTCACTGTGTGATTACTGGGTCTTCTCCCTACCTTCAGGGAATGCAGCGGAAACTCTGGCCCCACTTTTCCAGTGATGGCCCGAGGAAGACTGCTGCTGAGGGATATGAACTTTGCACAGGACAAAACTTCATAAGTTATTCCAGTAGATTCCCTGATGAAGTCCAGTAGGTAAATTACTCTTGGAACAGAAGGAACAGCAGTAGAAATATGTGACTCATCATCTAGAATCCAAAAAATTGAACCAACAGATGGCAGCTGGTTTTAACACAACAGTCCTTGCCCTGAAAGTACCTGGGGACCCAGCCAATAGCTGTCAAGTCAGGACAGTCCTGCAGAGAGATGTCCCGTGACTGTAACTGTGGGCTCACTGTCTCCCCGGAGCTCCCAGACAAAAAGCTGCACGAGCTAACAGGAGCCTCGAGGCATTCCATTCTAGTTAATGACCATAAAGATCTAAGGACAGATCCCCCAAATTACAAAGGCAGATATTTGAGGAACTGTATTTCGCTTCTGTTCCTACTCTTACCTGCCATTTTAAATGGGATTCTAATGTCAAAtaaagtcaccctgcccccaggggtaaagaagtttcttttcacACAGTTTTTTATTAAGGCCCTCTTAATAAATCGAGATAAAAGAATACTTAGTTTCTAGTAGTTGGGGCATGGTTTTGATCAGCCTTTTATATAATGAGAGATCTGCTTTACTACCCTTTAAACAGAGTCACCAAAAAActatattattttgcttttgcaTTAGTTAAAAGTCATTCTGAGAATCAGGTAGGAACATCTGTGTTACTAGCCAACTAAGGCAGCACACCATAATAAAGTTCAAAGTCACAAGCCTGTGAACTCTCACCCTGAAACCAGAACCAACCAGATGCCACCATCTAAGCAGAGAGAGTCAGAGACCACTATGGAGGAGCCAGCAATCAAAGGACAGCAGACTCGGTGACTCAGTTACCAACACACACGATGGCAACTCACATGACAGAAATAAATGcgggtgttttattttttgtctacACTGGTGACGTGCCATTTTCCTTTCCCAGTTAGGGACATTTCTACCAGCCCTTTCTGATGTTCAGCTGTGCTCCTTTGCATTCAGACAGTTAAGGAGCAGTTGCACTCCTGAACAGCCGATGCGGAAGAACGAATCCGGGGAGGTATTTTTGGACTCACTTAAATCCTATCCCAAGAGGCTGAATGGTTGACGAGACAAATGCCAATGGGTAAAATTAAGCCAGCCTCATTCCTACGGCCCTGCTCAGAGGAGACTCTGCTGTGCTGAGAGTAGACCGAGGGGCTGGGTGGAAGACTGAAGACCAACTTCAGGAGGTGTGATGGTAACCAGGGGAGAGGTCAAGGTGGCTGGGGCCAGAGCCGTCATGAATGGTGCTCTGATTCTGGACATTGAAtccattttcttaaggaaaaaaaaaaataaagatgggtaGTTTGACAAGTTGGAATTTACCCAAGTAGATTTAGCTTACCCATCATCACCCAGGTGGGctatttctgcaaaaataaacaagcaaacacaacAGCTAGAAAACACGGCGGGCAGGGGAAGGACACTGACCATCAGCAACATTCACAGTAAGGAAATGCATGAATGCCGTTGGACAAAGTGTACGGAGAAAATCACAGCTGTCAATAATTGCTTTAATTAAGACACGAGAAGACTATAAAGGGTACTGTTTCACTTAATGTTAA contains:
- the UBXN10 gene encoding UBX domain-containing protein 10, translating into MATEAPVNIAPPGRSAVVSTTADSCIWQPKSLNMHIIRPKSAKGRTRPSLQKSQDTEVGFQRIPSSPPPAIPCESPSSQKPEACAPKSPKQGASDEIPELLLQQVPLGASSCLNKYPVLPSINRKNLEDGALETVAEQASSLQLSSIRALHQKEICTLKTNEASRAQVCALEKKLMQTKRQGSPRPRSLEEPSDQEPRLLLAIRSPSGQRFVRHFRPTDDLQTIIAVAEQKNKTVYGRCSIETMEVPRRRFSDLTKSLQECRIPHKSVLGISQEEVEGWP